A single genomic interval of Macadamia integrifolia cultivar HAES 741 chromosome 6, SCU_Mint_v3, whole genome shotgun sequence harbors:
- the LOC122081231 gene encoding RING-H2 finger protein ATL74-like: MEHHVRPSNGSSNSSSNSSRAGMSRNTYSNEANFDTNMVIILAALLCALICALGLNSIVRCALRCGRRFAFESPGDTATRLAARGLKKSALRRIPVTAYGSGSSIQATECPICLGEFVEGEKLRVLPKCNHGFHVKCIDTWLVSHSSCPTCRHSLLDRAMTSGSVDVDSGTVPTSGEGSVVVDLDDIS, encoded by the coding sequence ATGGAGCACCATGTACGGCCGAGCAATGGAAGCAGTAACAgtagcagcaacagcagcagagCAGGAATGTCACGCAACACTTACAGCAACGAAGCCAACTTCGACACTAACATGGTTATCATCCTCGCAGCTTTGCTATGTGCGTTGATCTGCGCCCTTGGATTGAACTCGATAGTACGATGTGCCTTACGTTGTGGCCGTCGATTTGCCTTCGAATCTCCGGGCGATACTGCGACACGGTTAGCTGCCAGGGGTCTTAAGAAGAGCGCGCTGCGTCGGATACCCGTGACGGCATACGGGTCGGGTAGTAGTATTCAGGCAACCGAATGCCCGATCTGCTTGGGAGAATTTGTGGAGGGAGAGAAACTGCGTGTCTTACCTAAATGCAACCATGGGTTCCATGTGAAGTGTATTGACACGTGGCTTGTGTCACATTCGTCTTGCCCGACATGCCGGCACTCATTGTTGGATCGGGCGATGACATCGGGTTCTGTGGATGTGGATAGCGGGACTGTCCCGACCTCCGGGGAGGGTTCTGTGGTGGTGGATCTCGATGATATTAGTTGA